A genomic window from Salvia hispanica cultivar TCC Black 2014 chromosome 5, UniMelb_Shisp_WGS_1.0, whole genome shotgun sequence includes:
- the LOC125189918 gene encoding PR5-like receptor kinase, giving the protein MRLSDISPDSNICSFPIRPSFDYSSNCPFNCENSFVYKLISLVSCKHPLHNSSLFTQLTDCEQYSKYTYIHVGNMRVQDMESMCTLKSLLATSNWTYPAPEYMNNVSLPEIHQYLVYGFNLNWYELMCRYGQEGIGPDQLVSCDHSELQHKWDGIKETFLSSKGPIGGYLMILLLIIAIVFGGITIPAKIIITIGLVTFFFLLKQQPIGSPMLYPLVISPVLEPLLISQRGKIHRGVSLRNVVPYLQIPKKAFVSIRGYSGLPTKRQPSLSSKLRSGHYVAVKLLGKATVNGQDFINEIGTIGRIHHVNVVQLVGCCADRSKRALILDFMPNGSLDKYIFNQDKASSLDWGIKYKIAIGVARGIKYLHSGCDIKILHFDIKPHNILLDDQFVPKITDFELAKLYSVDKDTVTMTAARGTIGYVAPELNCRSIGLVSHKDDVYSFGMLLMEMAGVNRVLKGNKYDSTKYFPDWIYDCINKGVGIGIVEEENNNVDDKNEIGKSVLKKMTIIGLWCIQMNSENRPSMNEVLEMLEGDVEDLKIPEHPSHLVNEDKSRAADSASFVSQLDYDNGSIIEISIA; this is encoded by the exons ATGAGGCTCTCTGATATTTCCCCAGACAGCAACATTTGCTCTTTCCCTATACGTCCTTCGTTCGATTATAGTTCTAACTGTCCTTTTAACTGTGAGAACAGCTTTGTCTATAAGCTCATTAGCTTGGTGAGCTGCAAGCATCCGTTGCATAATTCTTCCCTCTTTACCCAACTTACTGATTGTGAGCAATATagcaaatatacatatatacacgTTGGAAATATGCGTGTTCAAGATATGGAATCTATGTGCACGTTAAAGTCTTTACTGGCAACATCTAATTGGACTTATCCAGCTCCtgaatatatgaataatgTGTCGCTCCCGGAAATCCATCAGTACCTGGTATATGGATTTAATCTAAATTGGTACGAATTGATGTGTCGCTACGGCCAAGAAGGCATTGGTCCGGATCAGCTAGTCAGTTGCGACCATTCAGAGCTTCAACATAAATGGG ACGGCATCAAGGAAACCTTCCTATCTAGTAAAG GTCCAATTGGAGGCTATCTCATGATTTTATTGCTCATAATTG CTATTGTATTTGGGGGGATAACCATTCCAGCAAAAATCATTATCACCATTGGACTTgtcacctttttttttttactgaaaCAACAACCG ATTGGCTCCCCTATGCTCTATCCATTGGTGATCTCCCCGGTCCTCGAACCCTTGTTGATATCCCAGCGAGG TAAGATTCATCGTGGGGTTTCTCTGCGCAATGTGGTTCCTTATCTACAAATTCCGAAGAAGGCGTTTGTCAGTATACGAGGATATAGCGGACTTCCTACAAAGCGACAACCGTCTCTCTCCAGCAAG CTTCGGAGTGGCCATTATGTAGCAGTCAAGCTATTGGGAAAAGCTACGGTAAATGGTCAAGATTTCATCAATGAAATCGGAACAATTGGGAGGATCCATCATGTCAACGTTGTCCAACTTGTTGGATGTTGTGCAGATAGATCCAAGCGCGCACTCATTCTCGATTTCATGCCAAATGGCTCTCTTGACAAGTACATATTCAACCAAGATAAAGCATCTTCATTGGATTGGGGTATCAAATACAAGATCGCAATTGGTGTCGCTCGAGGGATTAAGTATTTGCATAGTGGTTGTGATATCAAGATCTTGCATTTTGATATCAAGCCTCACAATATACTTCTAGACGACCAGTTTGTCCCGAAGATCACCGATTTCGAACTAGCAAAGTTATACTCAGTAGACAAGGACACAGTGACGATGACGGCTGCTAGAGGCACCATAGGCTATGTTGCTCCGGAACTCAACTGCAGAAGCATTGGCCTAGTGTCTCACAAGGACGATGTGTATAGTTTCGGGATGCTGTTGATGGAGATGGCAGGCGTAAACAGAGTGTTGAAGGGAAACAAATATGATTCAACCAAGTATTTCCCAGATTGGATATATGATTGCATTAATAAAGGCGTGGGGATTGGAATTGTTGAAGAAGAGAACAACAATGTTGACGATAAGAATGAGATTGGAAAGAGTGTTCTTAAAAAGATGACAATCATTGGGTTGTGGTGCATACAAATGAATTCAGAAAATCGTCCATCAATGAACGAAGTGTTGGAGATGTTGGAAGGTGATgtcgaagatttgaagattccGGAGCATCCATCTCACTTAGTAAACGAGGACAAGAGTCGGGCTGCAGATTCAGCTAGTTTTGTATCACAGTTGGATTATGACAATGGTAGTATCATTGAGATTAGTATAGCTTGA
- the LOC125187620 gene encoding probable serine/threonine-protein kinase At1g01540: MMNTQNLLFLSYSSLFILSLQFFQNCCAKCPPSSCGLIPIRSPFRLSNCGDPGQELVCENNVTLMYVNSRKFFVKAIHYQNFTMRVSDISTDNNICSLPIHSSSDYYDNRPFKSASGYAIKLISLVSCEHPLRNSSLFTQLTECQYSKYTYINVETMRAKDMDSMCTLDTVLATSCRYQDSEFLSNVSLSEIHQSLLYGFDLNWKKLMCLYGKEGVDPDVLVNCDRSDLQRKLDYIKNSFLSPEGPTGGFIMILMFIFAIVFIGVGIAAKIIITITLIVIFRTETEPDWLPGVQTFGEKIPSIVDIRYHFNASNSAIVYSELRIIMGFLCAMGFLIYKFQRRRLSAYEEIESFLQSDNHLSPIRYSYSDIKNMTRNFREKLGEGGFGSVYKGKLRSGYYVAVKLLGKAKKNDRDFINDKDFINEIGTIGRIHHVNVVQLVGYCVERSKRALVLDFMPNGSLDKYIFKIDKTSSLDWDMKFKIAIGAARGIEYLHSGCDIKILHFDIKPHNILLDDKFVPKISDFGLAKLCSVDKDTVTMTVARGTIGYIAPELITRSIGLVSHKADVYSFGMLLMNMAGVNRDLKGNNDDASKYFPCWIYDCINQGKEIGIVEEAHNNVDDVNENGKNALKKMAIVDLWCIQMNPRSRPSMKLWRCWKAVLKT, from the exons ATGATGAACACTCAAAacctcctcttcctctcttactcatctctcttcattctttcacttcaattctttcaaaattgttgtgcAAAATGTCCCCCTTCTTCCTGTGGCCTGATTCCCATTCGCTCCCCTTTCCGCCTCAGCAACTGTGGCGATCCTGGCCAAGAGTTAGTATGCGAAAACAACGTCACCTTAATGTACGTCAACTCCCGGAAATTCTTTGTCAAAGCAATCCATTACCAAAACTTCACCATGAGGGTCTCTGATATTTCCACAGATAACAACATCTGCTCTTTACCTATACATTCTTCGTCCGATTATTATGATAACCGTCCTTTTAAAAGTGCATCCGGTTATGCCATTAAGCTCATTAGTTTGGTGAGCTGCGAACATCCGTTGCGTAATTCTTCCCTCTTTACCCAACTTACGGAGTGTCAATATagcaaatatacatatataaacgTCGAAACCATGCGTGCCAAAGATATGGACTCTATGTGCACATTAGATACTGTACTGGCAACATCTTGCCGATATCAAGATTCGGAATTTTTGAGTAATGTGTCCCTCTCAGAAATCCATCAGTCTTTGCTATATGGATTTGatttaaattggaaaaaattaatgtgtcTCTACGGAAAAGAAGGTGTCGATCCGGATGTGCTAGTTAATTGCGATCGTTCAGACCTACAACGTAAATTGG ACTACATCAAGAACTCCTTTCTATCACCTGAAG GTCCAACTGGAGGCTTTATCATGATTTTAATGTTCATATTTG CTATTGTATTTATTGGGGTAGGCATTGCAGCAAAAATCATTATCACCATCACACTTATTGTGATTTTTCGGACTGAAACAGAGCCAG ATTGGCTCCCCGGTGTTCAAACCTTTGGCGAGAAGATCCCATCAATTGTAGATATTAGATACCACTTTAATGCTTCTAATTCGGCAATTGTTTACTCGGAACTAAGGATCATCATGGGGTTTCTCTGCGCGATGGGGTTCCTGATCTACAAATTCCAGAGAAGGCGTTTGTCCGCGTACGAGGAAATAGAGAGCTTCCTACAGAGTGACAACCATCTGTCCCCTATCAGGTACTCCTATTCGGACATAAAGAATATGACTAGAAATTTCCGAGAAAAACTAGGTGAAGGTGGTTTCGGCTCTGTTTACAAAGGAAAGCTCCGAAGTGGCTATTATGTAGCCGTCAAGCTATTGGGAAaagctaaaaaaaatgacagaGATTTCATCAATGACAAAGATTTCATCAATGAAATCGGAACAATTGGGAGGATCCATCATGTCAATGTTGTCCAGCTTGTAGGATATTGTGTGGAGAGATCCAAGCGTGCCCTCGTACTTGATTTCATGCCAAATGGTTCTCTTGACAAGTACATCTTCAAAATAGACAAAACATCTTCATTGGATTGGGATATGAAATTCAAGATTGCAATTGGAGCTGCTCGAGGGATTGAGTATTTGCATAGCGGTTGTGATATCAAGATCTTGCATTTTGATATCAAGCCTCACAATATACTTCTTGATGACAAGTTTGTCCCCAAGATCTCCGATTTCGGGCTGGCAAAGTTATGCTCGGTAGACAAGGACACGGTGACGATGACAGTTGCTAGAGGCACCATAGGCTATATTGCTCCAGAACTCATCACCAGAAGCATCGGCCTAGTTTCTCACAAGGCCGATGTGTATAGTTTTGGTATGTTGTTGATGAATATGGCGGGCGTAAACAGAGATTTGAAGGGAAACAATGATGATGCAAGTAAGTATTTCCCATGTTGGATATATGACTGCATTAACCAAGGCAAGGAGATTGGAATTGTTGAAGAAGCGCACAACAATGTTGACGATGTGAATGAGAATGGAAAAAATGCCCTTAAGAAGATGGCAATAGTTGACTTATGGTGCATACAAATGAATCCACGTAGTCGTCCATCAATGAAGTTGTGGAGATGTTGGAAGGCGGTGTTGAAGACCTGA